The Haloplanus salinarum genome includes a region encoding these proteins:
- a CDS encoding DUF5806 family protein, which produces MRRRPERRHMSDDAPAAEDGRGTADDRTDARGADSAADADSVPADVRKYERFKKMDGAEYDRVNSFLRDRTYITAREWAIARLCVDFRTETGVEMTKIGENLPRLVPFMTDTYTPQAVNQARTSFEDKVQKAGATFLYGAMSGFFTAEELDELMYEVTEVAKFLLEVEGVDLSVAEELDAEDRVSEAMREVRESSAELRDDLD; this is translated from the coding sequence TTGCGTCGGCGACCGGAACGCCGGCACATGAGCGACGACGCGCCGGCGGCCGAGGATGGGCGGGGGACCGCCGACGACCGGACCGACGCCCGCGGCGCCGACTCGGCCGCGGACGCCGACTCGGTCCCCGCCGACGTCCGCAAGTACGAGCGCTTCAAGAAGATGGACGGCGCCGAGTACGACCGCGTCAACTCCTTTCTCCGCGACCGGACGTACATCACGGCCCGCGAGTGGGCCATCGCGCGACTCTGTGTCGACTTCCGCACCGAGACCGGCGTCGAGATGACCAAGATCGGCGAGAACCTGCCACGGCTCGTCCCCTTCATGACCGACACCTACACGCCACAGGCGGTCAACCAGGCCCGGACCTCCTTCGAGGACAAGGTCCAGAAGGCCGGCGCGACCTTCCTCTACGGCGCCATGTCCGGGTTTTTCACCGCCGAGGAACTCGACGAACTGATGTACGAGGTGACCGAAGTCGCGAAGTTCCTGCTGGAGGTGGAGGGCGTCGACCTCTCGGTCGCCGAGGAACTCGACGCCGAGGACCGCGTCTCCGAGGCCATGCGCGAGGTCCGCGAGTCCAGCGCGGAACTCCGGGACGACCTCGACTAA